The following coding sequences are from one Elusimicrobiota bacterium window:
- a CDS encoding methyltransferase domain-containing protein, producing MQPMTCQHFGICGGCSCVTSGETVAPPPYTDELAAKESRVRGLLASYEVLQWRPMIGSPDIWHYRNKMEYAFAAPYKDRPSTTPSPLAGEGPDEGTPPLKNLPSPSPAGGEGFVLGLRQQGRYDRVVDLQTCNLVSPECFEILKRVRQWAKASSLTGYHRKAHVGDLRYLVIREAQNTGQRMVVLIASKSTSSPAAAGGGSSEQKKNLMDPRQPRPPVECSIDGAVPTIEKVNWWTGQGHSGMTSNKALQDALAPLTTTAWLGLTDTKSDVARAEEMTLLWGPGTIDERLGDRTYRISPYSFFQTNTHGTERLYGLLAEWGKSIGGALVDVYCGSGGITLALAQSFDRVVGIDTNREAIEDARFNAEHNGIGNAEFVAEDAVEFLKKLPASKLAVQLSAVIVDPPRPGLHPKALQALLELNPPRLAYVSCNPESLARDLQGLVPFYKILSAQPVDLFPHTPHVETVVFLEHR from the coding sequence ATGCAACCAATGACCTGTCAGCATTTCGGTATCTGCGGCGGCTGTTCCTGCGTAACCTCAGGAGAAACCGTCGCGCCTCCTCCCTATACGGACGAACTGGCCGCCAAAGAAAGCCGCGTGCGCGGTCTTTTGGCTTCCTATGAAGTGCTGCAATGGCGGCCCATGATCGGATCTCCCGACATCTGGCACTACCGGAATAAAATGGAGTACGCCTTTGCCGCGCCTTATAAAGATAGGCCGTCAACGACGCCTTCTCCCCTCGCGGGAGAAGGACCGGATGAGGGGACACCCCCCTTGAAAAACCTCCCCTCCCCCTCTCCCGCAGGGGGAGAGGGATTCGTATTAGGCCTTCGTCAACAAGGTCGTTATGACCGGGTTGTTGATCTCCAGACTTGTAACCTCGTTTCCCCGGAATGCTTTGAAATTCTAAAGCGGGTTCGCCAATGGGCCAAAGCCTCCAGTTTGACCGGTTATCACCGGAAAGCCCATGTGGGAGATCTCCGCTATCTGGTTATCCGGGAGGCTCAGAACACCGGGCAGCGGATGGTGGTGTTGATCGCGAGTAAATCGACGTCATCCCCCGCGGCTGCTGGCGGGGGATCCAGCGAACAAAAAAAGAACTTGATGGATCCCCGACAGCCCCGCCCTCCGGTGGAGTGTTCAATCGACGGGGCAGTCCCGACCATAGAGAAGGTCAATTGGTGGACGGGACAGGGTCACTCGGGGATGACGTCTAATAAAGCGCTCCAAGATGCGTTGGCCCCACTGACTACAACGGCTTGGTTGGGCCTGACGGACACAAAATCAGACGTTGCCCGGGCCGAGGAGATGACCCTTCTCTGGGGACCCGGCACGATCGACGAACGGCTGGGCGACCGGACTTACCGGATCTCCCCCTATTCATTTTTTCAAACGAATACCCATGGGACGGAGCGTCTCTACGGACTTCTGGCCGAGTGGGGAAAGTCGATCGGGGGCGCGCTGGTGGATGTCTACTGCGGTTCCGGAGGGATCACGCTCGCGCTGGCCCAATCCTTCGACCGGGTGGTGGGCATTGATACGAACCGGGAGGCGATTGAAGACGCCCGATTTAACGCGGAACACAACGGGATCGGCAACGCGGAATTTGTAGCAGAGGATGCGGTAGAATTCCTGAAAAAACTGCCGGCCTCCAAACTGGCGGTACAGCTCTCCGCGGTGATCGTGGACCCGCCGCGACCGGGGCTGCATCCCAAAGCGCTTCAAGCCTTGCTGGAGCTTAATCCCCCCCGGCTGGCATACGTCTCGTGCAATCCGGAGTCGCTGGCGCGCGACTTACAAGGCCTGGTTCCTTTTTATAAAATTCTAAGCGCTCAGCCGGTGGATTTATTCCCGCACACCCCGCACGTGGAAACAGTCGTCTTTTTGGAACATCGATGA
- a CDS encoding carboxypeptidase regulatory-like domain-containing protein, translating to MTFPGETPPPAMFANRDERNCPHGIAQNHLEVRQQNLGLRNALIILEAKEVREVRSRRATLRVRGCVFLPRVQWVPLGTSLQLVNEDKAEHQIHAFLKEASVFDVLLSPGQIGQSRTPHRPIVQPGFYKINCDRHPWERAWIYASAHPYVAVTDASGHFQIKDVPRGSYSLRVWHEGWQERTKDSQERLEYFPVGQTQSITVKENEISTIRFDDLKPAWDVR from the coding sequence GTGACCTTCCCGGGGGAAACCCCGCCGCCGGCGATGTTCGCCAACCGCGATGAGCGCAATTGCCCGCATGGCATTGCGCAGAACCATCTGGAAGTCCGGCAGCAAAACCTGGGACTTCGCAACGCGCTGATTATTTTAGAGGCGAAAGAGGTGCGCGAGGTCCGCAGCCGGCGGGCCACGCTTCGCGTGCGGGGGTGTGTGTTCTTGCCCCGGGTGCAGTGGGTCCCGCTCGGGACAAGTCTTCAGCTGGTCAATGAAGACAAAGCCGAACATCAAATTCATGCCTTTTTAAAAGAGGCCAGTGTGTTTGATGTTTTGCTTTCTCCTGGTCAAATTGGACAGTCCAGGACGCCCCATCGCCCTATCGTTCAGCCTGGTTTCTATAAGATCAATTGCGACCGGCATCCGTGGGAGCGCGCTTGGATCTACGCGTCTGCCCACCCGTATGTGGCGGTGACCGACGCGAGCGGTCACTTCCAAATAAAGGATGTTCCCCGCGGTTCCTATTCGCTGCGCGTGTGGCATGAAGGATGGCAGGAACGGACGAAAGATAGCCAGGAACGTTTGGAGTACTTCCCCGTGGGGCAGACGCAATCCATTACCGTCAAGGAAAACGAAATCTCAACCATTCGATTCGATGACTTAAAACCTGCCTGGGATGTCCGCTGA
- a CDS encoding FliG C-terminal domain-containing protein, with protein sequence MQEISMFEILELPKDSLQRVLCQAPARTLARLLSAYPRAVSRTFMSVLSESLSRPTINFLLEEVNSSQIPSFTQIRQAESELVKIIKAENLFPSTSQL encoded by the coding sequence ATGCAAGAGATCAGTATGTTCGAAATCCTGGAATTGCCCAAGGATTCTCTGCAACGGGTGCTTTGCCAGGCTCCGGCACGAACGTTAGCCCGGCTGCTCTCCGCCTACCCCCGCGCGGTTTCTCGCACTTTCATGTCCGTGCTTTCAGAGAGCCTCAGCCGCCCGACTATAAACTTCCTGCTGGAAGAAGTCAATTCAAGCCAAATCCCATCCTTCACACAAATTCGCCAGGCTGAAAGCGAATTGGTCAAGATCATTAAAGCGGAAAACTTGTTCCCCTCGACTTCCCAATTATAA